The following proteins come from a genomic window of Halorussus halophilus:
- the gfcR gene encoding transcriptional regulator GfcR has translation MKNIDDLIESAAELADQGLSKGEIADELNVSRETASWLVERSGSGAPTTTPEPAETGGPHDIHVDWSALGRDSTRLHHAAAAMADLLAKQGEEVDLTMGIEKAGAPLATSVARELDTDLGTYAPRKHQWEEGDIEDLGGTFSRNFAQIRGRECYVVDDTITSGTTMKETVEAIRNEGGTPVACCVLVDKQGVEEVEGVPVHSLINVVRVGNDE, from the coding sequence ATGAAGAACATCGACGACCTCATCGAGAGCGCGGCAGAGTTGGCCGACCAAGGGCTATCGAAGGGCGAAATTGCGGACGAACTGAACGTTTCGCGCGAGACCGCCAGTTGGCTGGTCGAACGCAGTGGGTCGGGCGCACCCACGACCACGCCGGAACCGGCCGAGACGGGCGGTCCCCACGACATCCACGTCGATTGGTCGGCGCTCGGCCGCGACAGCACGCGCCTCCACCACGCGGCGGCCGCGATGGCCGACCTGCTCGCCAAACAGGGCGAGGAAGTAGACCTGACCATGGGCATCGAGAAGGCTGGCGCACCCCTCGCCACGAGCGTCGCGCGCGAACTCGATACGGACCTCGGCACCTACGCACCCCGCAAGCACCAGTGGGAGGAGGGCGACATCGAAGACCTCGGTGGCACCTTCTCGCGCAACTTCGCCCAGATTCGCGGCCGGGAGTGTTACGTCGTGGACGACACCATCACCAGCGGCACCACGATGAAAGAGACGGTCGAAGCCATCCGCAACGAGGGTGGCACCCCTGTGGCGTGCTGTGTCCTCGTGGACAAGCAGGGCGTCGAAGAAGTCGAGGGCGTGCCGGTCCACTCGCTCATCAACGTCGTTCGCGTCGGCAACGACGAATAA